One window of Anaerolineae bacterium genomic DNA carries:
- a CDS encoding Phosphoglycerate kinase: MFNKKTIRDIDLKGKKVLVRVDFNVPIKDGIVSDDTRIRAALPTIQYLLDQGAAVILCSHLGRPKEGPDPQFSMKPTAEHLSKLIGKPVAFAEDCIGPIAEQAAAQLKPGDILVLENTRFHKGETKNDPEMAKQLAALADVYVNDAFGSAHRAHASTEGVARHLPAVAGFLMEKEIQYLGQAIANPQKPFVAILGGAKISDKIGVIRNLLNKADQVLIGGGMANTFFKAQGYPVGDSLVEDEALEVAKELLAEGSTKLRLPVDVVIADKFEDTAQKKTMSMGPVPDGWRIMDIGPETVEAFRKVILPAGTIVWNGPMGVFEFPNFATGTFEIAKAVAECKGTTIVGGGDSVSAVKKSGVADQITHISTGGGASLEMLEGLVLPGVAALLDK; the protein is encoded by the coding sequence ATGTTTAACAAGAAAACCATCCGGGATATAGATCTCAAAGGGAAAAAAGTCCTGGTACGGGTGGATTTTAATGTGCCAATTAAAGATGGCATTGTGTCGGATGACACCCGGATACGGGCAGCTCTTCCCACCATCCAGTATCTATTGGATCAGGGAGCGGCAGTTATTCTTTGTTCTCACTTAGGTCGTCCAAAAGAAGGTCCTGATCCACAATTCTCCATGAAACCTACCGCTGAACATCTTTCTAAATTGATTGGAAAACCAGTAGCTTTTGCAGAGGATTGCATCGGCCCAATTGCCGAGCAGGCTGCTGCCCAACTCAAGCCGGGCGATATTTTGGTGCTCGAAAATACCCGTTTTCACAAGGGTGAAACCAAGAACGACCCCGAAATGGCAAAACAACTGGCTGCTTTGGCAGATGTCTATGTAAATGATGCATTTGGCTCTGCTCACCGTGCTCATGCCTCAACAGAAGGGGTTGCCCGACACTTGCCTGCCGTAGCAGGCTTCTTGATGGAAAAAGAGATCCAATACCTTGGGCAGGCCATCGCCAATCCCCAAAAGCCGTTTGTGGCAATCCTGGGTGGGGCAAAGATCAGCGATAAGATTGGCGTGATTCGCAACTTGCTCAATAAAGCTGATCAGGTGTTGATTGGTGGGGGAATGGCGAATACTTTCTTCAAGGCTCAAGGCTACCCGGTGGGGGATTCATTGGTAGAAGACGAAGCCCTGGAAGTTGCAAAAGAGTTATTGGCAGAGGGTAGCACCAAGTTGCGCCTTCCTGTTGATGTAGTTATTGCCGATAAATTTGAAGACACTGCCCAGAAGAAGACCATGAGCATGGGACCTGTTCCGGATGGCTGGCGAATTATGGATATTGGTCCGGAAACCGTGGAGGCTTTTCGTAAGGTCATCTTGCCGGCTGGGACGATTGTCTGGAACGGACCGATGGGTGTTTTTGAGTTTCCAAACTTTGCCACAGGGACGTTTGAGATTGCTAAAGCCGTGGCTGAATGCAAGGGAACTACCATCGTTGGAGGTGGTGACTCTGTTTCGGCAGTGAAAAAATCGGGCGTTGCCGATCAGATCACGCATATCTCAACCGGCGGTGGCGCTTCTCTGGAGATGCTCGAAGGGTTGGTATTACCGGGTGTAGCAGCTTTACTTGATAAGTAA
- a CDS encoding Transcriptional activator RfaH yields MSVYWYALRSKPRKEEVVYRQILNQNIEVYYPRLRVHPINPRARKIQPYFPGYLFVHVDLYVLGLSYFKWMPYTQGLVCFGEEPAIVPEHLILELKRKVHVIAEAGGEFFNGLKSGETVYIRQGPFAGYEAIFDTRIPGSERVRVLLKLLYDHRQVPLELDVKLLERKKK; encoded by the coding sequence ATGTCTGTATATTGGTATGCACTGCGCAGTAAACCGCGCAAAGAAGAAGTTGTTTATCGACAGATCCTGAATCAAAATATCGAGGTGTATTATCCCCGCCTTCGGGTACATCCGATCAATCCACGCGCCAGAAAAATCCAACCTTATTTTCCGGGTTATTTGTTTGTCCATGTGGATTTATATGTGTTGGGATTGTCCTATTTCAAATGGATGCCTTATACACAGGGACTGGTCTGTTTTGGTGAGGAACCAGCGATTGTGCCGGAGCACCTGATCCTGGAGTTGAAAAGGAAGGTGCATGTAATCGCTGAGGCGGGAGGCGAATTTTTTAATGGCCTGAAGAGTGGCGAGACGGTTTACATCCGGCAAGGTCCTTTTGCCGGATATGAGGCAATTTTCGACACTCGCATCCCAGGTTCAGAGCGGGTGCGGGTTTTGTTGAAGCTTTTATATGATCATCGTCAGGTGCCGCTGGAATTGGATGTAAAACTCCTGGAACGAAAGAAAAAATGA
- a CDS encoding GDP-mannose 4,6-dehydratase, translating to MTKAFITGITGQDGSYLAELLLSKGYEVHGLIRRASTFNTHRIDHLYRDPHNGEQVKLYLHYGDLANTGNLVDLIYNIRPDEVYHLAAQSHVRVSFDLPEYTGDITGLGTMRILEAIRKSGIKARFYQASSSEMFGSARPPQNEKTPFEPQSPYAAAKVYAYWVTRNYRDAYKIFASNGILFNHESPRRGETFVTRKITRGLAAIKAGKQKKLYLGNLDAKRDWGYAPDYVAAMWKILQHDCPDDFVIGTGESHSVREFLEEAFSYLNMDWREYVEIDPKYFRPTEVDFLLADYSYARKTLGWEPRIYFKDLVKIMVDADLELAGLESPGEGKKLLEKHHGAWHRWESQVVSMGK from the coding sequence ATGACCAAGGCCTTCATTACCGGCATAACCGGGCAGGATGGTTCTTACCTTGCAGAATTGTTGTTATCCAAAGGTTATGAGGTGCATGGATTAATTCGCAGAGCCAGCACCTTTAATACGCATCGGATAGACCATCTTTATCGGGATCCTCATAATGGCGAACAGGTAAAACTCTACCTGCATTATGGCGACTTGGCCAATACCGGCAATCTGGTTGATTTGATCTACAACATCCGCCCGGACGAAGTGTATCATCTGGCGGCGCAAAGTCATGTCAGGGTGAGCTTCGATTTGCCGGAGTACACAGGAGACATCACCGGGCTGGGGACAATGCGAATCCTGGAAGCCATTCGGAAGAGTGGAATTAAAGCGCGTTTCTACCAGGCTTCATCCAGTGAGATGTTCGGCAGTGCCAGACCACCTCAAAATGAAAAGACTCCTTTTGAGCCCCAAAGCCCTTATGCGGCGGCAAAGGTTTATGCTTATTGGGTGACCCGCAATTACCGCGATGCCTATAAAATCTTTGCCAGCAATGGCATCTTGTTCAATCACGAGTCCCCTCGTCGGGGTGAGACCTTTGTTACCCGTAAGATCACGCGTGGTCTGGCTGCGATAAAAGCCGGTAAGCAAAAAAAGCTATACCTGGGTAATCTGGATGCCAAACGGGATTGGGGATATGCGCCAGATTACGTTGCAGCGATGTGGAAAATATTACAACATGATTGTCCGGATGATTTTGTGATTGGCACAGGTGAATCCCACTCCGTGCGCGAATTTCTGGAAGAAGCGTTTAGCTATTTGAATATGGACTGGCGCGAATATGTGGAGATCGATCCGAAATATTTCCGCCCGACTGAAGTCGATTTTCTTTTGGCTGATTATTCTTATGCACGCAAGACGTTAGGATGGGAACCGCGCATATATTTTAAAGACCTGGTCAAGATTATGGTAGATGCAGATCTGGAACTGGCCGGCTTAGAGTCGCCCGGCGAGGGTAAAAAGCTGTTGGAAAAGCATCATGGCGCGTGGCATCGCTGGGAGAGTCAGGTGGTTTCCATGGGAAAGTAA
- a CDS encoding NAD-dependent glyceraldehyde-3-phosphate dehydrogenase — protein sequence MTTKVGINGFGRIGRQVLKAILDYHSDTLEVVAFNDIGDLKTMAHLLKYDSNYGRFNRKVEVDEDGLLIDGKKVKAFKETDPANIPWGDLGVDIVIESTGLFTIKKDGVNKKGKQVKGAENHITSGGAKKVIITAPAEGEDITIVLGVNEDKYDPANHHVVSNASCTTNCLAPAIKVVHDHFKVVRGFMTTIHAYTNDQKILDLPHSDLRRARAAAMSIIPTTTGAARALKLVIPDLAGKVDGYALRVPTSTVSVVDLTVELEKATTTEELRQVYRDAAAKPPLKGILEAVDEPLVSIDFKGSAFSSSVDLPFTMVLGKEESNFAKVVSWYDNEWGYSVRTADLAALMAKSL from the coding sequence ATGACAACCAAAGTTGGGATCAACGGATTTGGACGGATCGGACGACAAGTCCTGAAGGCGATCCTGGATTACCATAGTGACACGCTAGAGGTTGTAGCGTTTAACGATATTGGTGATCTGAAAACCATGGCCCACCTCTTGAAGTACGACTCGAACTACGGTCGTTTTAACCGAAAGGTTGAGGTTGATGAGGATGGCCTGTTGATCGATGGTAAAAAAGTGAAAGCCTTCAAAGAAACAGACCCGGCGAACATCCCCTGGGGTGATTTGGGGGTAGACATTGTGATTGAGTCAACCGGCTTATTTACCATCAAGAAAGATGGGGTAAATAAAAAAGGGAAACAGGTAAAGGGAGCGGAAAATCATATCACCAGCGGTGGTGCCAAGAAGGTTATCATTACGGCTCCGGCTGAAGGTGAAGATATCACAATCGTTTTAGGCGTGAACGAAGATAAATACGATCCTGCTAATCATCATGTAGTTTCGAACGCCTCCTGCACGACCAATTGTCTTGCTCCGGCGATCAAGGTTGTTCATGATCACTTCAAAGTCGTGCGAGGATTCATGACCACGATTCATGCCTATACCAACGATCAGAAAATTTTGGATTTACCTCATAGCGATCTTCGCCGTGCCCGGGCTGCGGCCATGAGCATCATCCCAACGACAACCGGGGCGGCGCGGGCATTGAAGCTGGTTATTCCCGACCTGGCTGGTAAAGTGGATGGCTATGCTCTGCGTGTTCCGACCTCTACTGTCTCAGTTGTTGACCTGACAGTGGAGTTGGAGAAAGCCACAACAACCGAAGAATTGCGTCAGGTATACCGCGATGCGGCAGCCAAGCCACCTTTGAAAGGCATCCTCGAAGCGGTTGATGAGCCCCTGGTAAGCATTGACTTTAAGGGCAGCGCGTTCAGCTCTTCGGTGGATTTGCCCTTCACGATGGTTTTAGGTAAAGAAGAGAGCAATTTTGCCAAAGTTGTCAGTTGGTACGACAATGAATGGGGATATTCGGTGCGCACGGCGGACCTGGCGGCTTTGATGGCAAAATCGCTCTAA
- a CDS encoding Triosephosphate isomerase, giving the protein MSVKRTPLVAGNWKMYKTIAEARQLVPDLVQGLSKVGGVEKVICPPFTSLMAVKALLEGTEIKLGAQNLYWEKEGAFTGEISPRMIAELCQFVILGHSERRTYFGETDETVNRKVRAALEVGLIPIVCIGETLAENEEGKTQSVIHRQVQVGLSGIQLQPDNSGDVPLVIAYEPVWAIGTGKAATGEFANRVVQEMIRPTLSMLFGDQVAKSVRVLYGGSVKANNAAEFFDQSDIDGALVGGASLKAEEFIGIVKAAAESLE; this is encoded by the coding sequence ATGTCCGTAAAACGCACCCCATTGGTTGCGGGTAACTGGAAAATGTATAAAACAATCGCGGAAGCAAGACAGCTTGTCCCTGATCTTGTGCAGGGGCTGTCCAAGGTTGGAGGGGTGGAAAAAGTGATTTGTCCACCGTTTACGTCTCTAATGGCGGTCAAGGCTTTGTTAGAGGGCACGGAAATAAAGCTGGGGGCACAAAATTTATACTGGGAAAAAGAAGGCGCATTCACCGGCGAAATTTCTCCTAGGATGATTGCGGAGTTGTGCCAATTTGTGATCCTTGGTCACTCCGAACGGCGCACCTATTTTGGTGAAACCGATGAAACGGTCAATCGCAAGGTCAGAGCTGCTTTAGAAGTGGGCTTAATTCCGATCGTGTGTATCGGTGAAACACTTGCGGAGAATGAAGAAGGCAAAACCCAATCGGTTATACATCGCCAGGTTCAGGTTGGTTTATCGGGCATTCAACTTCAACCGGATAACAGCGGGGATGTACCCCTGGTCATCGCCTATGAGCCAGTGTGGGCGATTGGAACAGGAAAGGCGGCTACCGGGGAGTTTGCCAACCGGGTTGTTCAAGAGATGATCCGTCCTACCTTGAGCATGCTTTTTGGAGATCAGGTTGCCAAATCGGTACGGGTTTTATATGGTGGGTCGGTAAAAGCAAATAATGCGGCTGAGTTTTTTGATCAATCGGATATCGATGGCGCCCTGGTGGGTGGGGCAAGTTTGAAGGCGGAAGAGTTTATCGGTATTGTCAAAGCCGCCGCCGAGAGTCTGGAATAA
- a CDS encoding LPPG:FO 2-phospho-L-lactate transferase like, CofD-like has product MLSAIRNLRAELFQVFRWLSPGIGVKRWLLLTLMGTTLIGIGLGIVILHIYRTAPETWWLPLLSAASLRFLSRPIRAIIFIFLGLGMVFGGIYGINRSLMGPFLKPGKKVFDELTIHRRRERGIKIVAIGGGHGLATLLRGLKEYTYNLTAIVTVADSGGSSGKLRKEMGILPPGDLRNCLAALSNDEALLTHLFQYRFPDGQSGLNGHSLGNLLITALAEITGSFEEAVAESGRVLAVRGRVLPSTLQQVDLIADVHLPMVTGGVRVEGESEIPRLSWRVKRVYLQPSSPAAYPEAIKAILGADLIVIGPGSLYTSILPNLLVPEISQAIRSSKALKVYVCNIAAQPGETDHYTCEDHVRAIEDHVGKDLFQVVLANLPPQDAFGENIEWVTVQGVQKLNYLIIQQQLYDEAHLARHHSDLLAKSLLAIYQRMRS; this is encoded by the coding sequence GTGCTCTCTGCTATCCGAAACCTCCGCGCAGAACTTTTCCAGGTTTTTCGTTGGCTTTCACCTGGCATCGGTGTTAAACGATGGTTATTACTCACCCTTATGGGAACAACCCTCATCGGAATCGGCCTGGGGATCGTGATCTTGCATATTTACCGGACGGCACCTGAGACATGGTGGTTGCCCTTGTTATCTGCAGCTTCTCTGCGTTTTTTATCTCGCCCAATTCGCGCAATCATCTTCATTTTCTTGGGATTGGGTATGGTCTTTGGTGGTATTTACGGTATTAACCGTTCTTTGATGGGGCCGTTCCTAAAGCCAGGAAAGAAGGTTTTCGATGAACTTACCATTCATCGAAGGCGGGAGCGGGGAATTAAAATTGTTGCGATTGGAGGGGGACATGGGTTGGCAACCTTACTAAGAGGCTTAAAGGAATATACTTATAATTTGACAGCAATCGTGACCGTTGCGGATTCGGGAGGCTCCTCCGGAAAGTTGCGCAAAGAGATGGGGATACTGCCGCCGGGTGATCTGCGAAATTGTTTGGCAGCCTTGTCCAATGATGAAGCTCTATTAACCCATCTTTTTCAATATCGCTTTCCGGATGGGCAGAGCGGCTTAAACGGGCACTCACTGGGCAATCTCTTGATTACAGCTCTGGCAGAGATCACCGGCAGTTTTGAAGAGGCTGTAGCCGAATCGGGACGGGTATTGGCTGTACGAGGGCGAGTTTTGCCTTCTACCCTGCAGCAAGTTGATCTTATCGCAGATGTTCATCTCCCCATGGTGACAGGAGGAGTGCGAGTTGAAGGAGAGAGCGAAATTCCTCGTTTGAGTTGGCGAGTAAAACGAGTATACCTTCAGCCCAGTTCGCCAGCGGCATACCCGGAAGCTATCAAGGCAATCCTTGGGGCAGATCTGATTGTGATCGGTCCGGGAAGTTTGTATACCAGTATTTTGCCAAACTTGCTTGTGCCGGAGATCAGCCAGGCGATTCGTAGCAGCAAAGCTTTAAAGGTGTATGTTTGCAATATCGCTGCTCAACCAGGCGAAACCGACCATTATACCTGTGAGGATCATGTGCGCGCGATCGAAGATCATGTGGGCAAAGATCTTTTTCAAGTGGTCTTAGCAAACCTGCCACCCCAGGATGCCTTCGGGGAAAATATCGAGTGGGTGACCGTGCAAGGCGTTCAAAAGTTGAATTATCTGATTATCCAGCAACAGTTATACGATGAGGCTCATCTTGCCCGTCACCATTCGGATTTACTGGCTAAAAGTTTGCTGGCAATCTATCAACGAATGCGCAGCTAA